From Roseburia hominis, the proteins below share one genomic window:
- a CDS encoding xylulokinase — MSKKELLLGIDIGTSGCKVTLIDTDCNFVGDGYTEYTTYHPNIGWSEQDAADWFPAFMSSFGIALEKGGVGAYQVVALSLDASAHNIVLLDKNDNVLRKTIMWTDTRSVEETAYMMEHHKDRIFEIGYQMPSPTWTMLQLMWINNHEPEVLKKAERAMFVKDYVRYQLTGTWTTDHIEAQGSLLFDNVNWCWSEELCRMSNVPISILPPIVKPTDIAGHITAEASRITGIPEGVPVINGATDTALEAYCVGAIKENSCVTKLATSGTIYLFRPDPYPNPKALTYSHVVDGLWYTCLATSSAAESLRWYRDTFCQEEWKMEQKGGISTYRRLDMEAEKVPAGSEGLFFHPYLMGERSPYWDTKLRSSFIGATAHHGRGHFNRAVLEGVAYSIKDNFALIEDTVDIGEVRIVGGGGKSPLWRSIMANVLNRPILKFENDDSSYGSALLAGVGAGIFGSHEEAVSKGLHLKERVEPNPEMVEIYQKNFQIYRQLHDVLEPVYKKL; from the coding sequence ATGAGCAAAAAAGAACTTTTGCTTGGAATTGATATTGGAACAAGCGGCTGTAAGGTAACTTTGATCGATACGGATTGTAATTTTGTCGGTGACGGCTATACGGAGTATACGACCTATCATCCGAATATCGGGTGGTCTGAGCAGGATGCGGCGGACTGGTTCCCGGCATTTATGAGCAGTTTTGGTATTGCACTGGAAAAAGGCGGCGTGGGCGCATATCAGGTAGTAGCCCTCAGTCTTGATGCGTCTGCACACAATATTGTTCTTTTGGATAAGAATGACAATGTGCTTCGAAAAACTATTATGTGGACGGATACCCGTAGTGTGGAGGAGACCGCGTATATGATGGAGCACCACAAGGACCGGATCTTTGAGATTGGCTATCAGATGCCAAGCCCTACCTGGACGATGCTTCAGCTGATGTGGATCAATAACCATGAGCCGGAAGTATTAAAGAAGGCCGAGCGCGCAATGTTCGTCAAGGATTATGTGCGTTATCAGCTTACTGGAACATGGACAACGGATCATATAGAGGCGCAGGGAAGCCTTCTGTTTGACAATGTGAATTGGTGCTGGTCCGAGGAATTATGCCGGATGAGTAATGTGCCGATCTCGATTCTTCCGCCAATCGTGAAGCCGACGGATATTGCGGGACATATAACGGCAGAAGCATCCCGCATCACCGGTATTCCGGAAGGAGTTCCGGTGATCAACGGAGCGACAGATACCGCGCTTGAGGCCTATTGTGTAGGTGCGATCAAAGAGAATAGCTGCGTTACGAAGCTTGCTACATCGGGAACGATTTACCTGTTCCGCCCGGACCCGTATCCGAACCCGAAGGCGCTTACGTATTCCCATGTGGTGGATGGACTTTGGTATACCTGCCTTGCAACTTCTTCTGCGGCAGAGAGCCTTCGCTGGTATCGTGACACCTTCTGCCAGGAAGAGTGGAAAATGGAGCAGAAAGGCGGCATCAGTACATACAGAAGGCTGGATATGGAGGCAGAAAAGGTTCCGGCGGGAAGTGAAGGACTTTTCTTCCATCCGTACCTGATGGGAGAGCGTTCTCCATATTGGGATACCAAGCTGCGCTCCAGCTTTATCGGGGCAACGGCTCATCACGGAAGAGGACATTTCAACCGTGCGGTTTTAGAGGGCGTTGCTTACTCTATCAAAGATAATTTTGCGCTGATCGAAGATACGGTCGATATAGGAGAAGTGCGAATCGTAGGAGGCGGCGGAAAGAGCCCGCTTTGGCGTTCGATCATGGCAAATGTCCTGAACAGACCGATCCTGAAATTTGAGAATGATGATTCCTCTTATGGTTCGGCGCTTCTTGCCGGAGTAGGCGCAGGTATTTTCGGAAGCCATGAGGAAGCTGTCAGCAAGGGACTGCATCTGAAGGAGAGAGTAGAACCAAATCCGGAAATGGTTGAGATTTACCAGAAGAATTTCCAGATCTACCGTCAGCTTCATGATGTATTAGAGCCGGTCTATAAAAAATTATAA
- a CDS encoding SDR family oxidoreductase encodes MKNLNRFGELFDLSGHVAVVTGAAQGNGLGIANALFDAGATVIATDIRFGEESKEERLRLRDGIEKMIMDVTKEEEVEEVFAKIAERFGKLDILCNNAGIIYKNPVDKLELDRFKNVIDINLHGTVICTKHAVPYMKKAGWGRIVNISSSQAFLTSETYSAYSASKSAVSHLTRIWGNELAADNILVNALCPCYVMTPMMVNSIARKAEELGTDTDGGYKYFADMLPTHRLLEIEEVGNWAAVLCSELSMATTGSNISITCGQVQL; translated from the coding sequence ATGAAGAATTTAAATCGTTTTGGTGAATTATTTGATCTGAGTGGCCATGTTGCGGTAGTTACCGGAGCAGCTCAGGGAAATGGACTGGGAATTGCCAACGCATTATTTGATGCAGGTGCTACGGTAATTGCTACGGATATTCGGTTTGGGGAAGAGAGCAAGGAAGAGCGCCTTAGGCTTCGTGACGGAATTGAAAAGATGATCATGGATGTCACGAAGGAAGAGGAAGTGGAAGAGGTTTTTGCTAAGATTGCAGAGCGTTTCGGAAAGCTGGATATCCTTTGCAATAATGCAGGCATTATTTATAAGAATCCGGTAGACAAGCTGGAGCTGGACCGCTTTAAGAATGTAATAGATATCAACCTTCACGGCACGGTTATTTGTACGAAGCATGCGGTTCCTTATATGAAAAAGGCAGGATGGGGAAGAATTGTCAATATTTCTTCTTCTCAGGCATTCCTTACCTCAGAGACATACAGTGCATATTCGGCATCAAAATCGGCGGTTTCCCATCTGACACGTATTTGGGGAAATGAGCTGGCAGCGGACAATATTCTGGTAAATGCGCTTTGTCCTTGCTATGTTATGACTCCTATGATGGTGAATTCCATCGCAAGAAAGGCTGAGGAGTTAGGTACAGATACGGATGGCGGATATAAATATTTCGCAGATATGCTTCCGACCCATCGTCTGCTGGAAATCGAGGAGGTAGGTAACTGGGCGGCAGTCCTTTGTAGTGAGCTTAGTATGGCAACTACCGGAAGCAATATTTCGATTACCTGCGGGCAGGTACAACTTTAA